Within the Gemmatimonas aurantiaca genome, the region TTCACCGGTGACATAGAGATCGCCGGCGCTCTGTCCCCAGACGCTCGTGAGCACACGGGAGGTGCCGGTGCTCACCGAACTCCAGCTGCTGCCCGATGAGCTGTAGGCCAGTCCCGTGGTGCCGGCCGAGCTGGCGCCGACGGCCACGAGGTTGGACGCGCTGCCTGCCCAGATGCCGGCGATGGTGCCCGATGCCGGGGTGTTCATCGACGACCAGCTCGTGCCGTTGAAGCGCATCACCACACCGTTCTCGCCCGACACGTACACGTCGGACGCCGACGAGCCGAACACCGACCAGAGTGCGCCGGACGCCGTGGCCACCACGCTCCATCCCGAACCGTTGTAGCGCAGCACCTGACCGGTGGACGTCACCGCGAACACATTGCTGGCGCTCGACCCCCAGATCCCGTACACCGATCCCGACGACGGGAAGGACATGGCGGACCAGCTGCTGCCGTTCCAGCGCAGCATGGTGCCGTGGTCGCCACCGGCAAACGCATCGCTGGCGCTGCTGCCCCAGACCGTGTTGAGCGTGCTCGTCGTGGGCGTGGTCTGACGGCTCCAGGTACTGCCGTTCCAGCGGTAGATGAACCCGAACTCGCCCACGGCCCAACTGTTGGTCGAGCCGGTCGTCCATGCGTCGATCAGATCGGGGGCCGCATTGAGCGTTTCCCAGCTCGTCGACGGTGTGCGCATGACGACACCACGCTGCCCGCCCACGACCACGTTGCCCGACCCGTCCATCGCCACGGCAAAGAGACGGGGGGCGTACGGGGTGGAGAGCGTCGACAGCGTCGAACCGTTCAACGCCAGTGCACCGTCATCGGACGCGATCACCATGCGTCCCCCGTTGGCGGAACTCCCGGCGACCCCGAACAGATCGGCGATCAGGCTGCCGGTCGACACGCGCGTCCACTGGCTGCCGTTGTAGCGCAACACCGTACCGAACGTGCCCACGACAACCACATCGTTCGCCGACGTGCCCGCGACACTGTACAGGGTCTCGGTCGTGCCCGAACTCTGCGCGCTCCACGACGAACCGCTGTAGCGCAGCACCGTTCCACTGGTGCCCACGGCAAAGGCCACCCCGCCCGTCGACCAGACACCCGACAGCGCTTCACTCGTGCCCGTGCTCGTCGTGCTCCACGACGATCCGTTGTATCGGAGCGCGGTGCCGTTGGCGCCCACCACGAAGCCCACCGAACTGTTCTCGAGATACACGCCATAGAGCGTTTGCGCCGTGCCGCTGCTCATGGTGCTCCAGGAGGACCCGTTGAAGCGCACGATCACCCCATTCGTGCCCACGGCGATGGCGTGACTGCCGCTGGTGGCGGCGACCGCCACGAAGCGTGTGTTGTAACTCGCCCCCGTCGCCGACAGCGACCACGTGGAGCCGTTGTAGCGATAGACATTGCCCAGCGAGTTCACGGCAAAGATCGTCGACGCATCGACCGCGTCCAGCGCCACCACGTCTTCATGCAACGCCCCACCCAATCGTGTGCTCGACCAGCTCGTGACCAACTGCGTGGGCGGCGGCGGTGACGCGCTGATCGTGATCGCGGCCGTGGCGCGTTTGGTGGTGTCCACCGTGGACAGCACCGTGATTGTGGCGTTGCCCGTGCCGAGTCCGGTGACGAGTCCGGCGAAATTCACGCTGGCCACCGAAGGATTGCTGCTGCGGTAACTCACGGCCGCCGACAGCGACCCCTGTGTCACCACCGCGGGAGTCAATTGCACGGTCTGGCCGACACCGATCGTCGCCGTACTCGGCGTCACGCTCACCGATTGGATGGCCGGTGCGACCGTCACTGCGACCGAGGCCTGTCTGGTGGTGTCGGCCACCGCGACGGCGGTGACCGTGGTGGTGCCGAAGCCCACGGCCGTGACGACACCGGTCGGCGAGACGGTCACGATCGTCGCGTCCCCACTCCGCCAGGTCACGGCCGTGCTCTGGCCACTTTCCGCCGACACCGACGCGGAGAACGTGCGTTGCTCACCGAGCGTGAGCGAAGCGGAGGCGGGCGTGATCGTCACCAGTGGCGCATTGCGCACGGTGACCGCGGCGGTGGCGCGCTTGGTGGTGTCCGCGGCAGCCAGCGCGGTGATGGTGGCCGAACCCTGGGTGCCGCCCGTCACGATACCGGTGGCCGACACACTCGCGATGGACGCATTGCTCGAACGCCAGATCAGCGTGGCGGATACCCCTGGATCGCCGGTCACCGCACCCACGAGCGGACGCGATTCACCCGGCGCCACGGTGAGCGCGGCGGGGGTGATGGTCACACCCCGCACGGTCGGCGTGACTTCCACGGTGATGGTGGCGGAGCGTGAGGTGTCGGCCACCGACGTTGCGGTGATGGTGGTGTTGCCGAATCCCACCGCCGAGATGAGTCCCGCGGGCGATACGGTGGCGACGGCGGTGTTGGCGGACTGCCAGGTGACCGCGGTGCTCACACCGGCATCGGCTTTCACGGTGACGGTGGCCTGTCGCGTCTGACCGATGGTGAGGAAGACACTGGACGGAGAAACCGTCACCACCGGTGCGTAGCGCACGGTGACGAGTGAGGTCGCCCGGCGTGTCGTATCCGCTTCCGCGATGGCGGTGATGATCGCGGTGCCCACGGTGTTCGCGGTCACCAGACCCGTTTCACTCACCGAGGCCACGGCGCCGTTGCTGGAACGCCAGATCACCGCGCGCGAAGCACCCGCATCGGCAGACACGGTAGCCGTCAGCTGTCGCGTGTCTTCGAGGAACATCGAGACCGCACTGGGCGTGAGATCGAGATCCCGCACGACCGGCACGATGTCGATCATCGCGGAACCACGTCGTGTGGTGTCCGCCACGGAAACGGCCGTGATCGTGGTGCTGCCCTGCGAGACACCGGTGACCATGCCATTCTGGGCCACCATGGCGATGGCCGGATTGTCGGACCGCCAGGTGACGGCCGTGCTCAGCCCTGCTTCGATCACCACGCGGGCGCTCAGTGTGCGTGTTTCGCCGGCCCCCAGCGTGGCGCTGGCGGGCGTGACGGTGACCGTACGGGCCGGGCGCACTTCGAGACGCACGGAATCCTGCAGACGCGGATCGATCGCGGAGGTAAGGCGCAGTGTCGTGGTGCCGGTGGTGATGGCGGTGACGACACCGGCGTCGGAGATCGACGCCACGGTCGGCTGACTGCTGCTCCAGACCACGTCGCGGGACTGCGTGCTGTCCACATCGACACTGCTGTTGAGCGTCGCCTCGTCGCCCATCCACAACATGGCGGGTGCGCCCACGATACGGACGCTGCGTGCCGGCATGATGGTGAGCAGCGCCGACGCCGAGATGCGCGCATCGGCCACGGCGGTGGCACGAACCACGGCACTGCCAGGACCCACGCCCGTCACCACGCCGCTGCTCGACACCGTCGCGACGCCCGGATTGTCGCTGGCCCAACGCACATCGGGTACGGTGCCCTGATCGGCGTCGAGTGCGGCCACGAGCGTGATCTGATCGCCGGCCCGCAAGCTGCCCGTGACTGGTGTGACCGAAAGTCCACGCACCGCGAGCACCTGCACGGCGATGTCCTGCACGAAGCCCGCGATCTGCGCGCGGATGGTGGTGCGTCCCGGCGCGCGCGCGGTGATCACGGCGGTCGTGCCTGCGCCCGCCACGTCGGCCACGGTGATGTCCGCGCTCGACCAGTTCACCGATGCGCCGCTGATCGCGGCGCCGGAGGCATTGCGTACGGTGGCATTGATCTGTTCGGACGCGCCGATGGCGCCCAGGCTCACGGCGCTCGTGGAGAGATCCAGTCGTGCCGGCGCGCCGCCCGTGCTGCCGCCGCCGCCGCCGCCCGATCCCGCGACGGAGTCCGCGCCGCCCGCGCACGCCGTGGTCCACAACAGCGCGAGCATCGCGAAGAACATCGCGGTGGATGTGCGCGCGAAAGTATGTGCGGATATCGGCGCGCAAACACGCGCGGACACACGCGCGAGTGCACGCAATGAACGGCCAGGCAGCGCGGACGTGGGCACACGGCGCGCAGGCATGGCATTCAACGGGGAGAAGGCGGACATGGCAAAGCAGGAAATCCAGGAAGCGCAGAAACTTCGGGTTCGCTTCTTGGACGACCCACTCACGCTGTCGGCACGTCTCGTGTGCGCCGCCTCACGCAGTGTCACACAGACGGCACAATCGTTACGTCAAGGGAAAAGCGACGACGGATATGGCGTTTGACTACCGACAAAAAAACAAACTGCTTTACCGCGGATTGGGCGGATGACACGGATTTGCACGGATCAAACGGGGGAGTGTTTCCCGTAGTTATCCGCGTTCATCCGTGTCATCCGCCCAATCCGCAGCAAGGCAGTTTGCTGTTGCTGTTCGCTGTTGGCGATCTCGCCTACAATCGACGTCGGGCACGCTTCTCACCCGCCGGCAGTGGCCCGCGTCGCACCACCGCACCACGCGCCGGCTCGAGCGCGGCACGCGCATCGATACCACCGACACCGTCCGTGATCGCGGCACGCAACGCCGCGCTGCTCAGCGAGCCCGCCACGATCGTCCCGTTGTAGCCCACCGCGAATGCACCGCCCACCGCGTTCGGAGCACCGGATACGCTCCACAGGAGATCGGTCGTGCCGGTCGTCATGGACTGCCACGACGCCCCGTCGTAATGCAGCAGTGTGCCCGCGTCACCGGTGACATAGAGATCCAGCAGACTCGGACCCCAGATGGACGTGAGCAGGCGCGTCGATCCCACATTCATCGCACTCCATGCCGTCCCGTTCCAGTTGTAGGCCACACCCGCCGATCCCGAGGCGTTCGCACCCACCACATACAGTCCCGTCGGACCGGTCGTCCACAATCCGGCCAGCGTGCCGTTCACCGGCGATGGGAGCGCGCTCCACGTCGTGCCACTGAGGCGCCATACGGCACCGTTTTCACCCGAGGCAAACAGATCGTTCGCCCCATAGCCGTACGCCGCCCACAGCGGGTTCGGCGTGGTGGTGGACACACTCCACGTCACGCCGTTGAACTTCAGCACTTCGCCCATGGACGTGGCCGCATACACGTTGGAACTGCTCGTGCCCCACAGCGCGTACACTGCCCCCGTGCTCGGGAAGGTCATCGCACTCCAGGTGCTGCCGTTCCATCTCAACATCGTGCCGTTCTCGCCGCCCGCGAACGCGTCATTGGCCCCGGGTGCCCACACCGCATCCAGTGTGACCGTCGTGGGCGTCGTCTGCCGGGTCCACGTCGTGCCGTTCCAGCGATAGATCGAACCGAACTCCCCCACCGCCCACGCGTTGTCGGCGGCCGTCGTCCAGACGTCGAGCAGGTCGGGCGCCAGATTGAGCGTGGTCCACGAAGCACCACCTCGCATCACCACACCGCGCTGTCCGGTGGCCCACACCGCACCCGAAGCATCCATGCCCACGCCGTACAATCGTGGCGCATAGGGCGTGCGTTCCACGGTCACCGTATTCACGTCCACACGCGCCACGCCGTCGTCACCGACGATGTACCGACGTCCATCGTTGGCCGCCGAGCCGGTGATCGCGTAGAACCCGCCCGAGAGTCCCGCCGATGGCAGGGTGCTCCAGATGGTGCCGTTCCAGCGCAGAATGGTGCCCTGAGCGCCCACGATCACCACATCCGTGACGTTGAGTCCGTGCACGCCGTACAGTGTCTCGCCGGTGGGCACCGTCACACGCGACCAGGTGGTGCCGGAACGCCGCAGCACCTCGCCGTCCGCCCCCACGGCATACACCACGCCATCGCCCGCCCACACGCCGTTCAGCGCGGACGTGGAACCGGCACTTTCCGTGGACCACGCCGTGCCGTTCCAGCGAAGCACCGTGCCGCCGGAGCCCACGGCCCAGGCCGAGCCCGCGCTCTCCATCCAGACCCCGTACAACGCCCGGGTGGTGCCCGACGTCATCGCGCTCCACGCCGTGCCGTTCCAGCGCACGATCACTCCGTTCGCGCCAACCGCCAGCAGATTGGTGGTGCCCACACCGTGCAGGGCGTAGAACATGGTGTTGTAGGTACTGCCCCGCGCGCTCACGGCCCATGTGGTGCCGTTCCAGCGCAGGATGTCGCCCGTGACATTCACCACGAAGGCGTTGTTGGCGTCGAACGGGGCCACCGCCACGACATCGTCGTACAGCACGCCACTCAGACGGGCCGACGTCCAGCGATTGGCGAGACGCGGCACGACGTTCACCGTGACCGTGTCCCACTTCGAACCATCGGCCACCGCCGCGGCCGTGATGAGCGTCTTGCCGGCGCTCACGCCGGTGACCACGCCCGTGGCGCTCACCGTGGCGATGGCCGGCGCGCTCGATGTCCACGACAACGCCGTGTTGACACCGGGATCGGC harbors:
- a CDS encoding Ig-like domain-containing protein produces the protein MPARRVPTSALPGRSLRALARVSARVCAPISAHTFARTSTAMFFAMLALLWTTACAGGADSVAGSGGGGGGSTGGAPARLDLSTSAVSLGAIGASEQINATVRNASGAAISGASVNWSSADITVADVAGAGTTAVITARAPGRTTIRAQIAGFVQDIAVQVLAVRGLSVTPVTGSLRAGDQITLVAALDADQGTVPDVRWASDNPGVATVSSSGVVTGVGPGSAVVRATAVADARISASALLTIMPARSVRIVGAPAMLWMGDEATLNSSVDVDSTQSRDVVWSSSQPTVASISDAGVVTAITTGTTTLRLTSAIDPRLQDSVRLEVRPARTVTVTPASATLGAGETRTLSARVVIEAGLSTAVTWRSDNPAIAMVAQNGMVTGVSQGSTTITAVSVADTTRRGSAMIDIVPVVRDLDLTPSAVSMFLEDTRQLTATVSADAGASRAVIWRSSNGAVASVSETGLVTANTVGTAIITAIAEADTTRRATSLVTVRYAPVVTVSPSSVFLTIGQTRQATVTVKADAGVSTAVTWQSANTAVATVSPAGLISAVGFGNTTITATSVADTSRSATITVEVTPTVRGVTITPAALTVAPGESRPLVGAVTGDPGVSATLIWRSSNASIASVSATGIVTGGTQGSATITALAAADTTKRATAAVTVRNAPLVTITPASASLTLGEQRTFSASVSAESGQSTAVTWRSGDATIVTVSPTGVVTAVGFGTTTVTAVAVADTTRQASVAVTVAPAIQSVSVTPSTATIGVGQTVQLTPAVVTQGSLSAAVSYRSSNPSVASVNFAGLVTGLGTGNATITVLSTVDTTKRATAAITISASPPPPTQLVTSWSSTRLGGALHEDVVALDAVDASTIFAVNSLGNVYRYNGSTWSLSATGASYNTRFVAVAATSGSHAIAVGTNGVIVRFNGSSWSTMSSGTAQTLYGVYLENSSVGFVVGANGTALRYNGSSWSTTSTGTSEALSGVWSTGGVAFAVGTSGTVLRYSGSSWSAQSSGTTETLYSVAGTSANDVVVVGTFGTVLRYNGSQWTRVSTGSLIADLFGVAGSSANGGRMVIASDDGALALNGSTLSTLSTPYAPRLFAVAMDGSGNVVVGGQRGVVMRTPSTSWETLNAAPDLIDAWTTGSTNSWAVGEFGFIYRWNGSTWSRQTTPTTSTLNTVWGSSASDAFAGGDHGTMLRWNGSSWSAMSFPSSGSVYGIWGSSASNVFAVTSTGQVLRYNGSGWSVVATASGALWSVFGSSASDVYVSGENGVVMRFNGTSWSSMNTPASGTIAGIWAGSASNLVAVGASSAGTTGLAYSSSGSSWSSVSTGTSRVLTSVWGQSAGDLYVTGEAGTILRFNGTSWSSMSSGTTDLLWAVTGSPSGTGGAFAVGYNSTLVTGTGSGSLLAAARSQGTISLEPAPGARTARGALPTGKQRQARKR
- a CDS encoding Ig-like domain-containing protein; amino-acid sequence: MPTVRGVSVTPAAATLRVGETQTLTALVDAINGAGTSVTWSSESPTLATVSAAGVVTAVGTGTAVIRATAVADARQSGTATITVQPARNILIDPGTASVGTGQTVRLTATVQIDPGLPTTVTWRSVATTIATVSSTGVVTGVAQGTTQIQAISTADTTLRGTAVVNVVPVVRSVAVSPTAASVFIGDTRQLAATVNADAGVAQTVTWRTSNPAIATVNGTGLVTAVALGNATITVLSTVDTTRRATATITVPARPITVSIAQRNVSVNPTTSVALTGTVSADPGVNTALSWTSSAPAIATVSATGVVTGVSAGKTLITAAAVADGSKWDTVTVNVVPRLANRWTSARLSGVLYDDVVAVAPFDANNAFVVNVTGDILRWNGTTWAVSARGSTYNTMFYALHGVGTTNLLAVGANGVIVRWNGTAWSAMTSGTTRALYGVWMESAGSAWAVGSGGTVLRWNGTAWSTESAGSTSALNGVWAGDGVVYAVGADGEVLRRSGTTWSRVTVPTGETLYGVHGLNVTDVVIVGAQGTILRWNGTIWSTLPSAGLSGGFYAITGSAANDGRRYIVGDDGVARVDVNTVTVERTPYAPRLYGVGMDASGAVWATGQRGVVMRGGASWTTLNLAPDLLDVWTTAADNAWAVGEFGSIYRWNGTTWTRQTTPTTVTLDAVWAPGANDAFAGGENGTMLRWNGSTWSAMTFPSTGAVYALWGTSSSNVYAATSMGEVLKFNGVTWSVSTTTPNPLWAAYGYGANDLFASGENGAVWRLSGTTWSALPSPVNGTLAGLWTTGPTGLYVVGANASGSAGVAYNWNGTAWSAMNVGSTRLLTSIWGPSLLDLYVTGDAGTLLHYDGASWQSMTTGTTDLLWSVSGAPNAVGGAFAVGYNGTIVAGSLSSAALRAAITDGVGGIDARAALEPARGAVVRRGPLPAGEKRARRRL